A portion of the Thermoanaerobaculia bacterium genome contains these proteins:
- a CDS encoding CoA-acylating methylmalonate-semialdehyde dehydrogenase: MTSRPPAADPSAESEGGRRAGVLPNFVGGRWVPSAGGETVDVHDPARGTVIARAPLSTRGDVDDAVAAAARAFAGWSETPPAVRARAMFRLRLRLEERAEELARLVTTEHGKTLDESRGSVKRALECVEAACGAPAMLMGQSLENVASGLDCTAFRQPIGVCAAIAPFNFPVMVPLWFLPFAVVCGNTFVLKPSEQVPLTMTRVFELLEECDLPPGVVNLVHGGRETVEAICDHPGIRALSFVGSTPVARAVYERATRAGKRVQALGGAKNYVVVMPDADLETAIPAITESFYGCAGERCLAGSVLVPVGPAHGEVRERLVRSARSLRVGDGMDPATRMGPLVSGRHRERVVGYIEKGVAEGARLALDGRDLVASGGPGFFLGPTVFDAVDPGMTIARDEIFGPVASICAVPDLAGALEAMRSHPNANAASIFTSSGKAAREFAHRAPSSMVGVNVGVAAPMAYFPFGGARDSFFGDLKVHGRDAFEFYTDKKVVMSRWP, encoded by the coding sequence TTGACGTCCCGACCGCCCGCCGCCGACCCGTCCGCCGAATCGGAGGGCGGGCGGCGCGCGGGAGTCCTTCCGAACTTCGTCGGCGGCCGCTGGGTTCCGTCGGCCGGAGGAGAGACGGTCGACGTCCACGATCCGGCGCGGGGAACCGTCATCGCCCGGGCCCCGCTGTCCACCCGCGGCGACGTGGACGACGCGGTCGCGGCCGCCGCGCGGGCGTTCGCCGGCTGGAGCGAAACGCCCCCCGCCGTCCGCGCGAGAGCGATGTTCCGGCTGCGCCTCCGGCTCGAAGAGCGCGCCGAGGAGCTCGCGCGACTGGTGACGACCGAGCATGGCAAGACGCTGGACGAGTCGCGGGGGAGCGTCAAGCGCGCCCTCGAGTGCGTGGAGGCGGCGTGCGGGGCGCCGGCGATGCTGATGGGACAGAGCCTCGAGAACGTCGCGTCCGGGCTCGACTGCACGGCCTTCCGGCAGCCGATCGGGGTCTGCGCCGCGATCGCGCCCTTCAACTTCCCCGTCATGGTGCCGCTCTGGTTCCTGCCGTTCGCGGTCGTCTGCGGGAACACCTTCGTGCTGAAGCCTTCCGAGCAGGTTCCGCTGACGATGACCCGCGTCTTCGAACTCCTCGAAGAATGCGACCTTCCGCCCGGCGTGGTGAACCTCGTGCACGGGGGCCGGGAGACCGTCGAGGCCATCTGCGATCACCCGGGAATCCGCGCGCTGTCGTTCGTCGGGTCGACGCCCGTGGCGCGCGCGGTGTACGAGCGGGCGACGCGCGCCGGCAAGCGGGTGCAGGCGCTCGGAGGCGCCAAGAACTACGTCGTCGTCATGCCCGACGCCGATCTCGAGACGGCGATCCCCGCGATCACCGAGTCGTTCTACGGCTGTGCCGGCGAGCGATGTCTCGCCGGGAGCGTCCTCGTCCCCGTCGGGCCGGCCCACGGCGAGGTGCGGGAACGCCTGGTCCGGTCGGCCCGGAGCCTCCGCGTCGGCGATGGCATGGACCCGGCGACCCGGATGGGCCCCCTCGTGAGCGGCCGGCACCGCGAGCGGGTCGTGGGGTACATCGAAAAGGGCGTCGCGGAAGGGGCCCGCCTCGCGCTCGACGGCCGCGATCTCGTGGCTTCCGGCGGCCCGGGATTTTTCCTCGGCCCGACGGTCTTCGACGCCGTCGACCCGGGGATGACGATCGCGCGCGACGAGATCTTCGGACCCGTGGCTTCGATCTGCGCCGTGCCCGACCTCGCGGGAGCGCTCGAGGCGATGCGCTCGCACCCGAACGCCAACGCCGCGTCGATCTTCACGTCCTCCGGCAAGGCCGCCCGGGAGTTCGCCCACCGGGCGCCCTCCTCGATGGTGGGCGTCAACGTCGGGGTGGCGGCCCCGATGGCCTATTTCCCGTTCGGCGGCGCCCGCGACAGCTTCTTCGGCGACCTCAAGGTCCACGGCCGCGACGCTTTCGAGTTCTACACGGACAAGAAAGTCGTCATGTCGAGGTGGCCCTAG